A window of the Candida orthopsilosis Co 90-125, chromosome 1 draft sequence genome harbors these coding sequences:
- a CDS encoding Mon2 protein (S. cerevisiae homolog MON2 has guanyl-nucleotide exchange factor activity, has role in Golgi to endosome transport, protein targeting to vacuole, endocytosis and localizes to extrinsic to membrane, endosome, trans-Golgi network): MNNVQSLQTDLTHLSSEAKKRYPDVRQVVDSVIKALKESNPTTQLKVILDDNLRLQTINALILACDSGNLKLNNSSISIIQKLIQAHFIPTEKLKDVLRTFSEASHLAEGVQVRILQCLQQFTQEYKAEITGDVLLSMISLCSGLTTTNKTSTVSGVASATLEQVFSIVFDNVNVTPSTGDKEISIGNEGVIKLDNASYEGYCVFEDLNNLMTNKKPKFLRGSITIRSQSALDIMENVILHHDQLFRQHKELAHLLRVQTVPSLLKILNSPSRSYQLTQRAIRVIQVLLTTQLESLEIEVELILSYLNHALLENDNHQDGSVPYWEKILILEMFKNIFSKFEVIKAIYEKYDHDESKKDVLKELFTVLDSYLQDDSQLSNETSRRSVSDLASNIHSSTSELSLSLSLSRKNFKISLLDHLDKTEPQANIPDLYSSYLIFEILVNYCNGVSHFVTTMSDNTSNEQVLEKNVDFINAILASTATEVSLLFKRYIFSALDDDLFRTLLTSFQKFTHSVGLLGLNSIRNDLLLRLSKATMVNLSKQTLSKEDRDASSIYEDPKRQLLAIGETLAESVTSSRLSLKGEDNANSRLSQDSVNSRYFNSRHVLCLKTLMNLAISLGSTLGESWSIIWITLQWCAYYLQGPDEFSNYSRSKQSQELANVPQLRITEAEIGAIQASFRSLFEQVIGYESDSFKQLLISLADLNDIAFSDDVDKVVKLGLTEAPYNKAYYLQKFFQICQLAPAKFLIKDTAVWEFATSYITKFGSRRNLHPNLRLYVAESFANIIEALASEGFHNDSLVQDTATRTLDGLNEYITPLFEQGPPKELLTLNCETEIHLSVLTELHSLIDNYDTHYQGSWAKVFKILNTPFNTMKSDDQNLKEKLQLLVEKSFDTLKLILDEFLSSLPFKQFKILIDTLVNFAYQAYDLNISFSSVSYFWLISDSLKSRLLQFKADTQQIDIKSEDDLVKFINTNDESYQSYICLEVYLLFCLAKLSKQETNRAQVRDGAIQTFFQIVDVHGPALEQSWNTVHLLVLPCLFGIETTTIENSKESLETIRLLLEGFTNMYRRFFGSSETSNFKDKWQMIFNYMEKLLTQKNIEINSIVFKSIQDLVDPSTIDTKQIRNSIFNLWVGYSIEYDLVNSSYQDSLVQYMQCFPALYNVIQPDLTLDEVNTIVDIFNKGARYPVLPIHQSDTKKPSKLQSTILSNISILDKDDVEIQAAVEQLLTNVIIYPYGVRSRIEQKFENNIFVQKNYQIPTFVAVSHLGLQLMKTKFEKFGYTKVFTDEQSIIKTIKALIEIVERKLRGIPTAKTPLWIEGHDVLKELIDKLINEKKDNLSDELWALLTKSLVLTIAFDSDIASDADTKIQHYQELGNIIIPSLIKNDNSLILELVNKVYENSYLYNLNTDEKELILNNVTNDKQAIENLTSFQFEDIFSTTEELHIFANKKIRFNCLNELFRLSNLDIKYKSSCEIYLLRRISFTLRRAVADLKLYGDKPLPRIQQDEISVILDQMQRMQQISSDNEQEFKKLNRLLVLLSPFADKFGENKLVLPQVLMKCL; encoded by the coding sequence ATGAATAACGTCCAACTGCTTCAAACGGATCTAACTCATTTGAGCTCCGAGGCAAAGAAAAGGTATCCTGATGTACGACAAGTGGTGGATTCTGTCATCAAGGCATTGAAGGAGTCGAATCCAACAACTCAGCTAAAGGTTATATTAGACGATAACTTGAGGCTACAAACTATCAATGCATTGATACTTGCATGCGACTCAGGAAACCTCAAGCTtaacaattcatcaatttcgaTCATACAAAAGCTAATTCAGGCGCATTTTATTCCCACTGAGAAACTTAAAGACGTGTTGAGAACGTTTTCGGAAGCATCACACTTGGCCGAGGGAGTTCAAGTTAGAATCCTTCAGTGTCTTCAGCAATTTACTCAGGAATATAAAGCAGAGATAACAGGTGATGTTCTTTTAAGCATGATTAGTCTTTGTTCCGGACTAACGACCACAAACAAGACGTCGACTGTACTGGGGGTTGCTTCTGCCACTTTGGAGCAAGTATTTTCCATCGTTTTTGATAACGTCAATGTGACTCCTTCTACTGGAGATAAAGAAATCAGTATTGGAAATGAAGGAGTTATAAAATTGGACAATGCATCCTATGAAGGGTATTGCGtctttgaagatttgaacaatttgatgacAAACAAGAAGCCAAAGTTCTTGAGAGGTAGTATCACCATTCGCAGTCAATCGGCTCTCGATATTATGGAAAATGTCATCCTCCATCATGATCAACTATTTCGTCAACACAAAGAGTTGGCTCACTTGTTACGTGTACAAACCGTtccttctttgttgaaaattttgaactcACCTTCGAGAAGTTACCAATTAACTCAAAGAGCTATACGGGTAATTCAAGTTTTGTTAACCACTCAACTTGAGAGTTTGGAGATTGAAGTTGAGTTAATTTTATCTTACTTGAACCATGCATTACTTGAAAATGACAATCATCAAGATGGATCTGTCCCTTACTGGGAAAAGATACTAATACTTGAGATGTTCAAGAAcatcttttccaaatttgaagttATTAAGGCGATTTATGAAAAGTATGATCACGATGAACTGAAAAAGGACGTATTGAAAGAGTTGTTTACCGTTCTCGATTCTTATTTACAGGATGATAGTCAGTTGTCAAATGAAACATCAAGACGTAGTGTGCTGGATTTGGCAAGCAACATACACTCGTCTACGTCAGAGTTATCACTTTCATTATCTCTATCTCGAAAAAACTTCAAGATACTGCTACTTGATCATTTGGACAAAACTGAGCCACAAGCTAACATTCCTGACTTGTATTCCAGCTACCTTATATTTGAGATTCTTGTCAACTATTGCAACGGTGTTTCACATTTTGTCACAACAATGCTGGATAATACCTCCAACGAGCAagttttggagaaaaatgTTGACTTCATTAATGCAATTTTAGCATCAACTGCAACAGAAGTGAGccttttgttcaaaagGTACATCTTCTCCGCCttagatgatgatttgttcCGTACCTTGTTGACTTCATTTCAGAAGTTTACTCATTCGGTAGGACTATTGGGATTGAACTCAATCAGAAATGATTTACTTTTGAGGCTTTCAAAGGCTACTATGGTCAATCTCAGCAAGCAAACCCTTTCTAAAGAAGATAGGGATGCCTCCTCTATCTATGAAGATCCAAAGAGACAATTATTAGCCATCGGAGAGACTTTGGCAGAGTCAGTCACTTCGAGCAGGTTGTCGTTGAAGGGTGAGGACAATGCAAATAGTAGGTTGCTGCAAGATCTGGTCAATTCAAGATACTTCAACTCACGACATGTGCTTTGTTTGAAGACGTTGATGAACTTGGCTATTTCATTAGGATCCACACTTGGGGAGTCTTGGTCAATCATTTGGATCACATTACAATGGTGTGCTTACTATCTTCAAGGTCCGGATGAATTCAGCAATTACTCAAGATCCAAGCAAAGTCAGGAATTGGCTAATGTACCACAACTTCGGATAACCGAAGCTGAGATTGGTGCTATTCAAGCTTCATTCAGATCgctttttgaacaagttaTTGGTTACGAATCTGATTCTTTTAAACAATTATTGATCTCCCTTGCTGATTTAAATGATATTGCATTTTCAGACGACGTTGATAAGGTAGTTAAACTCGGGTTAACTGAAGCCCCTTATAACAAGGCTTATTATCTACAgaaatttttccaaatttgtcAGCTTGCGCCAGcaaagtttttgattaAGGATACGGCCGTTTGGGAGTTTGCTACTTCTTATATaaccaaatttggatcaagAAGAAACTTACATCCCAACTTGCGTTTATATGTTGCTGAATCATTTGCGAACATAATTGAAGCTTTGGCTAGTGAAGGATTTCACAATGATTCATTGGTCCAGGATACCGCAACGAGGACCTTGGATGGATTGAACGAATACATTACCCCATTGTTTGAACAAGGTCCACCCAAGGAGCTATTAACTTTAAACTGCGAGACGGAAATTCATTTGTCGGTGTTGACGGAATTGCATTCTTTGATTGACAACTATGACACCCATTATCAAGGTTCATGGGCAAAAGTTTTTAAAATTCTCAATACCCCATTTAATACAATGAAATCTGAtgatcaaaatttgaaggAGAAGTTACAACTCTTGGTGGAAAAGTCATTCGATACGTTGAAGTTAATACTCGATGAGTTTTTGTCGTCATTGCcattcaaacaattcaaaatactTATTGATACTTTGGTTAACTTTGCATATCAGGCATATGATCTTAATATTTCATTCAGTTCGGTCAGTTATTTCTGGCTTATTAGTGACTCGTTGAAATCAAGACTCTTACAATTCAAAGCCGATACACAACAAATAGATATAAAACTGGAGGATGACCttgtcaaattcatcaacacgAATGATGAGTCGTATCAATCTTATATTTGCCTTGAAGTGTATTTACTTTTCTGTTTGGCTAAATTGTCCAAACAAGAAACCAACCGTGCACAAGTTAGAGACGGTGCTATTCAAAcgtttttccaaattgttgatgtcCATGGCCCTGCTTTAGAACAAAGTTGGAATACAGTACATTTGTTGGTATTGCCATGTTTATTTGGTATTGAGACAActacaattgaaaattcaaaagagtCATTGGAAACTATTCGGTTGTTATTGGAAGGATTTACCAATATGTATCGTAGATTTTTTGGCAGTTCCGAAACCAGTAATTTCAAGGATAAGTGGCAAatgattttcaattacaTGGAAAAGTTATTAACtcaaaagaatattgaAATAAATCTGATTGTTTTCAAGTCTATTCAAGATTTGGTTGATCCATCAACTATAGATACCAAACAAATTCGAAAttcaatattcaatttgtgGGTGGgatattcaattgaatacgATTTGGTAAATTCAAGCTATCAAGATTCGCTTGTGCAATATATGCAATGTTTCCCAGCCTTGTACAATGTTATTCAGCCTGATTTGACATTGGATGAAGTAAATACGATCGttgacattttcaacaagggTGCTAGATATCCGGTGTTGCCAATACATCAATCGGATACAAAGAAGCCTAGTAAATtgcaatcaacaatattatcaaatatttcaatcttggacaaagatgatgttgaaatacAAGCTGCTGTGGAGCAGTTACTTACCAATGTCATCATCTATCCATATGGAGTTCGATCAAGGATTGaacaaaagtttgaaaacaatataTTTGTACAGAAGAACTACCAAATTCCAACATTTGTCGCTGTCAGTCATTTGGGATtacagttgatgaagaccAAGTTTGAGAAATTTGGCTATACAAAAGTATTCACTGATGAACAAAGTATCATCAAGACAATAAAGGCGctcattgaaattgttgagcGTAAATTACGTGGTATACCAACAGCAAAGACGCCACTTTGGATCGAAGGTCATGACGTTttaaaagaattgattgacaaattaatcaatgaaaaaaagGATAATTTAAGCGATGAACTTTGGGCTTTACTCACAAAGTCGTTGGTCCTTACAATTGCATTTGATTCAGATATAGCATCCGATGCAGATACTAAAATCCAACATTATCAAGAGTTGGGCAATATAATCATCCCCagtttgatcaaaaatgataACCTGTTGATTTTAGAATTGGTTAATAAAGTGTATGAAAACTCCTACCTTTACAACCTCAATACcgatgaaaaagaattgattttgaacaatgtgacaaatgataaacaagctattgaaaatttgacatctttccaatttgaGGATATCTTCAGCACAACCGAAGAATTACACATCTTTGCCAATAAAAAAATCcgattcaattgtttaaatgaATTATTCCGATTACTGAATCTTGACATCAAGTATAAATCATCATGTGAAATTTATCTTTTGAGAAGAATTAGTTTTACATTGAGAAGAGCAGTTGCTGACTTGAAATTGTATGGAGATAAACCCCTACCAAgaattcaacaagatgaaatATCGGTAATTCTCGACCAAATGCAACGTATGCAACAAATATCAAGCGACAATGAGCAAGAATttaagaaattgaatcGTTTATTGGTGTTGCTTAGTCCCTTTGCTGATAAGTTTGGTGAAAATAAGTTAGTTTTACCCCAAGTATTAATGAAATGTTTATAG
- a CDS encoding Op4 protein (Ala- Leu- and Ser-rich protein) has protein sequence MKFSQTTLLAVLASSAFVSAAPAIVAEQSMVKREDVNDVLAILKEIKEHNAKREYLEGDALIEHDKRADSALGNLISALSNSGIISQVWNTLTTNDAIKTSLSNIVQSAIQTAVVQGPALISAIWNSGLLGDIFNDFLNDTDLRSAFLDVAKSIFGTAVNLITSWLSGSSSSSTTTAAASTSTGTAAKRELLDLNAEYIDKRDLSSIIQFIVQEISDSGIVSSLVNKALADPQASISFLTSAFQNGLVIVQDVYDWAKQSGLWDSALSYISANAGTWASAIASFLGNALTSGTVSASEIDNASSSVSARSTTPVSTAAAANSAIAATTAAPAATSTTAAAATGTTGTTATTAASGNNDALNSLIDKYGGSSATTAAASVDTSGLSGSVNQLVSAAGQAASSLKRRNY, from the coding sequence atgaaattctCACAAACTACCTTACTCGCTGTCTTGGCTTCATCTGCTTTTGTTTCGGCTGCCCCAGCTATTGTTGCTGAACAATCCATGGTCAAGAGAGAAGATGTTAACGATGTTTTGGCCATCTTgaaagaaattaaagaaCATAACGCTAAAAGAGAATACTTGGAAGGTGATGCATTGATTGAGCACGACAAAAGAGCTGACTCTGCTTTGGGTAACTTAATCTCCGCTTTGAGTAACTCGGGTATTATTAGTCAAGTTTGGAACACATTAACCACTAATGATGCCATCAAAACTTCACTTTCCAACATTGTCCAATCTGCTATCCAAACCGCAGTTGTCCAAGGTCCAGCTTTGATTTCAGCTATCTGGAACTCAGGTTTATTGGGAGATATTTTCAACGATTTCTTGAACGATACTGATTTGAGAAGCGCTTTCTTGGATGTTGCCAAATCTATCTTTGGTACTGCCGTCAACTTGATCACCTCATGGTTGAGTggatcttcatcatcaagcaccaccaccgCTGCTGCTTCAACCTCAACTGGTACTGCTGCCAAGAGAGAACTTTTGGACCTTAACGCTGAATATATTGACAAGAGAGACTTGTCCtcaatcattcaattcattgttCAAGAAATCTCAGATTCAGGAATTGTCTCCTCATTGGTCAACAAGGCCTTGGCTGATCCACAAGCTTCCATCAGCTTCTTGACCTCAGCTTTCCAAAACGGTTTGGTCATTGTTCAAGATGTCTATGACTGGGCTAAACAATCAGGATTGTGGGACTCTGCTTTGTCTTACATCTCAGCTAACGCTGGTACTTGGGCTTCTGCCATTGCTTCCTTTTTGGGTAACGCTTTGACATCCGGAACAGTCAGTGCATCAGAAATTGACAATGCTAGCTCTAGTGTATCAGCTAGATCTACTACTCCTGTTAGcactgctgctgctgctaaCTCTGCAATTGCTGCTACTACTGCTGCTCCAGCTGCTACATCTACcactgctgctgctgctactGGTACTACTGGTACTACTGCTACTACTGCTGCCTCAGGTAACAATGATGCTTTGAACTCATTGATCGACAAATACGGTGGATCTTCTGCCActactgctgctgctaGTGTAGACACCTCAGGATTGTCAGGAAGCGTAAACCAATTGGTAAGTGCTGCTGGTCAAGCTGCTTCATCtttgaagagaagaaaCTACTAA